The DNA region AAAGGTGGTAGTGGCGGGGCGCAAAACACCCAAGAGAGCACGCCTAGCTATCGCCCCGCGGAGGAAAGCACGTATATGAACCCACAAAAGCTAAGAGTGGTAACTTCCGGGAAAGATAAGGAGTCCAACGGCCCGGCCGCCACAGGGCAGCGGGTGGAAAGCAGCGTCGGCGCCGAGCAGGCGCGGTCTGCAAGCGGGGCGGGGTTAAAGAGCCCCATGAGCGCCCTGGGCACTGCAGTTTCGTTTACGGTGTCGAATATCGCGGACAAGATCTCACATAGAGGCTCTATCTCCGCGAGACCGTCATCTGTGGCGCTCGCTGCGCAAGCTAATAATGGCGTTGGCGGGGGTGGCGCTCAGGGCGAAGAGCAACCGCCGGTCAACACAGGGACGCCTTTCGGGTCATCTGCAGCGTCATCGCGCCAGAACTCAGTTCATATTCCGGGTGAgttcattttctttgagccCACTAATAGGCCGCAGTCTGCTTCCCCTTCGGCGAACTCAAGCGCCGTGCGCAAGTTGCCCCACCACTCGAACAAGGCTATCATCGATTCACAGCCAGGTCCACAGGTTCCGTTCACAGAGTTTTTCCAGAAGCAGGACGACAAGAAGATTCATATTTTGATAGGCGCCACTGGCTCGGTCGCCACAATAAAAGTGCCTGCAATTATTGACAAGTTGTTTAAGACATACGGTCCCGACAAAGTGTCCATCCAGCTAGTGGTCACCAAGCCAGCGGAACACTTTCTTAGAGGGCTTAAAATATCTACAGACGTGAAAATCTGGCGTGACGAGGATGAGTGGTGCGGCTTCAAGCGAATGGGTGACCCAGTTCTACATACAGAGCTACGGCGGTGGGCGGACGTGTGCCTTCTGGCCCCGTTGTCCGCAAACACCCTGGCCAAAATTGCGAACGGCATATGCGACAACCTACTAACTTCACTACTACGGTGCTGGACGGCCTCCACTCCAGTGCTGGTTGCACCAGCAATGAACACGTTCATGTACACACACCCTGTGACCAAGAAACATCTCACCATGCTACAGGAGGACTGGCCTTTCATAACGGTTCTGAAGCCTGTTGAAAAGGTGCTAGTATGCGGCGACATTGGAATGGGTGGGATGCGTGATTGGCACGACATTGTCGATATCCTGACAAAAAAGATCTCTGAGATCCGCGGTGGTGTCGGCGGTTCTGACgccgaagaagaggatggcgacgacgatgacgatgagGCGGATGCTAACGCGGCTGATGAAACAGACAGCGAAGATAGTGGGCttgacgacgacgatgatgatgacgatgaagatgacgatgacgatggTGAAGAGGGCAACGCGAACGGCAGTGGCTACAGGGATCTCAAAGACCCCCAGAACGTAGAGCCGCTGGCTCCGCTGCGAAGCGCGCGCTCGGTGCAAGGCTCACAGTCTTAAACTGTAATTTCTCCTGCTCCTATATCAAAAATCACGTTTTTCGCTCTCGGCATTCACATTGTAACATTTTATCTCGCATACATACATAGCATTAATTGGTTGTAGACTGGTCCTGCAAGTTTTGCGGTCCACCTACGATGCTCCACCAACCTGTAGACGGCTGACAGATTTGCCGATATTCCACCAGAAAACTCGCTCCAACGAACTCTCGCCTGTTACCGCCGTGTCAATGAGGGAGGGAAGAAGGGGAGACAAACTTATCTTCTAGCTTGCTGAGCGGGGGCCAACAGGGAACCGCTGTGCAACCAGGCAGCGGCCACTAAAGTACTGGAGTGCCGAGGAGACTCTAAACTTAAAACTTCCCTCGGCTTACATGTTCACCCTGACAACCAGATTGTCTTCTGGACAGCGCCCAGTTCTGATGATACCGCCCTGAAACTCAAGCGCACACCAACAAGAAGCCTGGCTCGTTGCACTTAAGATTTGACTGTGCTATCAGCCTCGCAAGGCGTGTAATGCCTGCCTACTTTCACAAGACGCCCTAACGCGACCCGCACCCTCAACGTTAGTTACCAGCTACCCCTTCTTCGAACCCTTGCTGGCCTCCGACTTGTCTCCGAATTGCCCGCCAAAGCACGGCCCGTGGGATCCGGCCGCTGCCCCTAACTACCCGTTTCCTGATAGTTCGTTAATATTCTGGGTGCTCTTAAGTAAGACTATTTTGTGGGTGCCAAACGCGCTTCTTAGAAGATCCTAATAAAACCCTGTTCATCGTGCGACGTTGATGAACGCAGAACATTGAGCGAAGAAAGTTCCGCAGAGTAACACCGGGTCTGGGGATTCGAGCGTTATTTCCAGAGAGTGGTTTGCTCGAAATGCACCCTACTTTCAGGCCAGCCGGACTGCCTAAGGCGAAAGTGTGGTTCCTACAGCTTACGACAGCCGCACAAGGACAAGAGTCGAGGGTTAAGGAAtagaagaaggccaagaacGCCAAGATAGTCGGCATCGGAGCAAGTTATGGAGCAGCTAAGCGGAAAAATCTGAGTGCGAAAGTGCGGCGAGATGCTACGACGGAATGAAGAGCGCGCCACGGAAATACAGTGGGTTACTTAGCGGACAGGCGCGAATCACAGGGCCAGCGATGCACTCGGGGCTTGCAGTGCGGCGGATCAATGCGGATGGCGCCAGGAAATTTCTTGGAGTGAAAATTATCCTCTAGTTGTTGCATGAGGAATGGCGCTCTCAGGGCTCACAGCGCGCGTGGTATATAAGTGCGCGATGTGTGGGCGtgttttgtttcttgagGTCTTATTTCAGAACTGCTCTTACCTGTATTCAATGAAGCTTCCCCTGCCAATCGCACTGGCACAATTTATTGTTTCGTGCAGCGCCAAGCCATCCGAGCTCACCTACAAGGAGATAGACTATGTTGCGTACTCTTGCATGTACACACTTAGCAGCACAGCTGCATGGTGTAGCAGTGATCTGTATGGGCTAAGCTGTTACTGCACGGATGACAACGCGATGGGGTCGTTCTTATATTGTGTGCACGAGTTCCTGGAGACCAAGAACCCCGATACGGTCGAGGAGTGGGTATATCCGCAGTGCGCCAACTCTACAGTCGAGGGACTGAAGCAAATCTACGAAAATTCAACCAATTATATGGTAAACACCTCTGAGGTCCCGGGCTTCAACATCTCCGTCCCCGTCGACTTTCCGGTCTACGTGAATGCGACAATGTATCAGTACAATTACATGACGTATAACGCGTTCTGGGGTAACTTGAAGCACGCGAATTTTATGGGCACGGGCGCAGTAGCCTACTGGGGCCTAGTGTTCTTGTGTGGCACCATCTCCTCAATGATGCACCGGTTTGCCCCTAGGCTGACATTAagtttgaacaaaaaatcATCGCAGCTGTGGATTGTCCGCTGGTATAGAAAAAATGTGTCGCTACCGGCGGCATTCGGCACCGTGCACACCAAAAGAAACTTTGCCTTGGGACTTCTTCCCACGCGGTTGGAATCGCTTATCAtttttggtttctttgtGATGGTGCTACTGTTCCAAGCAGTGAACATCAAACGGACTATGAACAACACCTTCTTCCCcgaaaaagttcaagaaatttCCCGTTATGTGGGAGATCGCAGCGGTGTTATTGCCAATTACCTGATGACGCTAACGTACTTGCTCGCTGGTCGTAACCAAATATTTATGTGGCTCACGGGCTGGAAGCAGTCAACTTTCATGACCTACCATAAATGGGTGGGCCGCTTCCTATTTCTAACAGTATTCACCCACACTATTTCGATGCTTATGTACACTTATGCGGAAGATGCGTACGAGTATTACTCAGGCAGCCAATGGTGGAGGTACGGTGCGGCAGCCACCGTCGCGGGTGGCACCatgtttcttcaagctttcagTTGGTTGCGAGAAAAAAACTACGAAGTGTTCCTCTATGTCCACATCGCGATGGCAATCGTGTTTTTGCTTGGCGCTTGGAAGCACATTGAGATATTTGACTATCAAGAGTGGGCTTACGCAACGCTCGCTATATGGGCTTTTGATAGAGTTGTGAGGCTTGTCCGTATTTTCTCCTTTGGCGTCAAGACAGCCAAAGTGTGTATTGTTTCAAACGAGACCCTGCAGGTGACTGTCGACAGAGGCTCTTGGTGGCCTTTCTTTCCTGGCGCTTTTGGCTATGTgcactttttgaaaacgtCCATTTTTTGGCAATCGCATCCGTTTACTGTTTGCAAGACTGACAATAACGAGCTCAGACTCTACATCAAAATTAAACGCGGTGTAACTGAAATACTTTACAAGCAATTGCTCAACGAACCTAATTATACCGGTGAGGTCAAAATCGCTGTTGAAGGTCCATATGGCGACAAGAAGCCCGCCAAGTCCTATGAACAAGTGCTTCTGTATAGCGGCGGTAATGGAATCCCAGGTCCTTATGCATATGCTAAAGAACTTGGTGTCACCGCTAACACCCAAAAGACGCAATTCGTAAAACTGTATTGGGTGATAAGACACTGGAATTCTCTCGACTGGTCTTTGGAGGAGCTTCAGgcccttcaaaaatacaCTAATATCCAGACGGTCATATATGTAACCAAGGCTCACGAGGTTAAATTTGGTGACAAGCTCTTGCCCCATTTTGAGCCTAGttgctcaagctcttccatTGCGGAAAAGGATTCTGCAGTCGCGATAACAAGCGCTGCCTATAACGATGTGCTTCAGAAAGTTTTGCCTCACATTGAATTTAGGGAAGGCAGACCAGTAATCTCCGATGTTGTTAGAGAAGACATCGAAGACTGCCAAGATAAGAATACAGCACTTATCACTTGCGGTCACAGTGACATGTGCGATGAAATTAGACAAGTAATTGCTGTTAAAGTTGGAGACCATAAAACAAGTAGGATTGATCTCTTCGAGGAGCTCCAAACATGGTAATTCTGATATTCTATATACTATTATTAAATGTTAATTCAAGGGAAGAAGCAGGACTGAAACAATTTTTTGTCGACAGCCAATTATTGGTGCTGTGGTCGGCTGCTGTTTCTCTCTTTTCATGCGTCAGCTCTCCCTCGAGATTGTCGCAAGGTTCTCAAGATATCAGATATTTATGGCAGTGAATATACTACCATTTTTAAGATTGGAAATAGTTGCTCTATCTATGTTAGCTCTACTGCTTCCGCAAATTATTGGCCCCAAGCACTTGCGACCTTTCAGCTCTGAAGAGGTTTAAAAGCCAGAATTCCTTTAACTACATCTACAAAGTGGTGTTCTCGCTCTCCGAAGAAACTTTTAACTTGGACAAACGAATGAAGACCAGAGACCAGAAAACAGGTTGATTTACAAGACTAATGGAGTTTTTCGACCTTACAAGGTGTTTAGCAAGCTGGGGGTCCGCAACAAATGGCTCCACGTTATTACTATGGATCAATGCTCGTTTAAAATTTAATTTAACCGCAGCCAAGCATAGTTACTAGGTAGAGGCCCTAGCATCCATTTTTGTCGTTGAATGAAGATAGGAAATAATAATCGCTTGGAATAAACTCGAACTCTTGAGATGTATAGCATTTTCGAGGCTAAACATAATGCAATTTACCAAAATAATGGCAGCGAGGCAGGTGGTAAGGAGATTCTTCTGCGAAGGCAATTCGAGACGCGAGGTACAAATAATGTCCTAACCCTGTCTTATTTAAAGGAATCTTCAACACCAATGTTTACGCTCAATACCAAAGTTTCGAAGACGAGGCTAATGTTACAGAGTATTTCTATGCCTGTCCAAAAGGGGATTGATTTTGCCACTAAATTGTCCATAGACCTCTCATTATGGCAGACGTCTATCCGAGTTCTTGGACACTCATTGCTTATAGAAATATCAACAGCAGGTCCCCGTGCGCCGTGGCATGCTGACTTAAGTTCAAGACACCAAGAAAGTAagtttgaacaaaaaactGTGAAGCCGGTTCGACCTCGAATTTGAAGCACACAGCCATGAACTACGCATGTTAGATTGGAAAAGTGGTATAGAAGGAGGATAGTTCCTTTGtagcttctcaaagaacTGACACGTTTGCTTTAGCTGCTGATCCTCACGTTTTCACTGGAGGTTTAAGTATCTGCAAAAAAATAGCGATAGCGAAAAATCTTTAAACAACCAAAAACTAGTACAGTACTTCCATCAATTGAAGCACTCCCGCTGTAACTCTCATATCCGATCAAATCCTCACAATGTCATTCCTGGGCTTCGGCGGACAACCACAGTTAAACTCTCAACAGAAGATCAGCGCAGCTGAAGCAGAGCTAGACCTCGTCACAGACATGTTTAACAAGCTAGTTGACAACTGTCACAAAAAGTGCGTCCAAACCTCATACAGCGAAGGTGACCTGAACAAGAATGAGTCATCCTGCATTGACCGTTGCGTCGCAAAGTACTTCGAGACCAATGTCAAGGTTGGAGAAAACATGCAAAAAATGGGCAACGCTTTCGCTGGTGGTCCAGGCAGAGTCTAAGATGCAAAACCGCAAATGCTTCTCGTGTTCTTGTGTATAGTGAATTTGAATTCAAATAAAGTTAAAGATGTATTTACAGGATTGGCGGTGATCTGGACTTTACGGCACTAAAGCCCTAGCATTTTTTTGCAGCGCAGCAGGATACCTTCCTTGCTGTTTAGCTTTGGCCGGACATCCAGATAGACGCTGGGGCCGCCGGTCGTATCGCTGCTATAAAAGTCGATCACGTAGTCCACGTCTTTGCCGCACCGATTGACCGTCCAGTCGTGGCGGTCAAAGGGCTTGGAATAACCCAAGATGCTACTGCGGAACCACGCACGGGGCGTCAACTTCTTAGAGTCTCCCTTGAAACTTGTCAATTGGACTCCGCCACACTCTTCACCTCCTTGGCCCTTTTCCCATAACCTTATGTAGTTCCACACTCGCTCATTGACTTGGTTATGAATGGGCACCACCGTCTTCATGTCATCAGAGTTAGGGTTCCACTGCTTCCGCAGCATCGCTTCGAAGAACTGTTTTTGTGAAGGATAGACCCAGTGCTGGCCCTCTGTTCCTGTACGCGGGATGCTCGAGACCTCGCGTTCTGTTGGCAGCTTGACATCGGTCTTGTACTGCGGGGTATTAGGAATTTGGTCTGAGGTACATTCCACTGCTTCTGGAGCGTTGGAGGCTTCTGCCTGCTGTAgccaaacttttctggCATCATGGTTTACAGGACAGCTTTCTTTGGCAGCTGCGTCTGCCCCTTCGGCTCCGTCGGTTTTACTCATGTTCTTTAGCCATGCCTCCCGCGCGGTATGATCGACAGGGCATGTACTCTCAGTTTCGGAGCCCATTCTCTACTTTAAAGGCGATCTTTTTCCAGCTACTATGGTACTAAAAACCAGCGCAGGCACTTGGCTAAGGTCTGTGTTGATTTTAATAGACTTCTTTAAAGTTCGCATCGCTAATAGGATTTTATTGTAATAAATCTACAATTAAAAACCGAAAGAATATCAGATCAACAAAGATTCGCAAAATCGGTAACCTAAGTCAATAAACATGAAGGCATCCCACGGCCTAATGGTTACCATTGAGTCCATTTCTCTTAATATTACAGATTGAGCGTTGTCTTCACTCCGGAATGGGTATTACTTGGGCTCGAACCTGCAACACAGGAAACCTCAAAAAGGTTGTGGGGCCCGCAGACGTGATACGACAGACTAAGAGTTTAAGAGCTCGGGAGCAAAGAGCTCTACTGGGCGGAGCATATGAATTTTAAGCCTGAAGCGTAGGGTGAAGTTGGAACAGCCCACAACTTTGTTCGAAGCACAGGAGAATGGGTTGCGCCGCAAGTACGGCCCTTTCCGCAGATGAGCAGGACCCGTTCTTGCAAAGCAAACGGGCCAACGACATGGTAGAGCGCTCCTTGCAAATGCAGAAGCacaaggagaaaaaagagatcAAACTTTTGCTGCTGGGAGCTGGAGAATCGGGAAAGTCAACGGTTTTGAAGCAATTGCGCTTGCTACACCAAGGCGGGTTTGGAAATCAGGAACGCGTGCAATATACTCAGGTGATCTGGGCAGATGCCGTTCAGTCTATGAAAATATTGATCATTCAGGCGCGCAAGCTGGGAATTCCTCTCGACTGTGACAACCCGGAGACCAATCGACATTTGTTCGAGCAGAAAAGGTTACTACTTCGCGCTCGGCCGCTGGAGCACATCGATGCTAGCCTGGCGGGTGGCTCTGGTTTCCTAAACGACTATGTACTCAAGTACTCTGAGACTAGCGAAAACAAGCGGCGCACCAAAAGCACGGGCCGCGCTCAGGCGTTTCAGGGTCTTGAGGATGGTGACACTTTCAACCTGCAGGAGCTTTCCGAGGGCCTTAGTGAAGATGGCACGAATTCAGCGCTCGCGCAAAGTCAAAATGTTGCCACACGTTCAGTTAGCAGTCAGCAAATTGCAGACGCAATCTCAGAATTGTGGAAACACGACCGCGGGGTTCGGCAGTGCTTCGCGCGTTCCAACGAGTTCCAGCTTGAGAGTTCGGCGGAATATTACTTCGAACACATTCACAACTTTGCAAACCCGACATACGTGTGCTCGGACGAAGACATACTTAAAGGCCGAATCAAAACAACGGGGATCACCGAAACCGCGTTCAACATTGGATCGACTAacttcaaggttttggatGCAGGCGGACAACGATCCGAGCGGCGCAAATGGATTCATTGTTTCCAAGACATTACAGCAGTGCTGTTTGTTTTGGCAGTGAGCGAGTACGACCAGATGCTCTTTGAGGATGAACGTGTGAACCGAATGCACGAGTCTATTATGCTTTTCAACACGCTGCTGAATTCCAAGTGGTTTTCCAACACGCCTTTCATCTTGTTCCTGAATAAAActgacattttcaaagagaagttgACGCGCTCGCCCATCCGGCAATACTTTCCAGAATACCAGGGCCGCGTGGGCGATGTTGATGCTGGGCTCAAGTACTTTGAGAGTATTTTTCTGAGCCTGAACAAGACTGGTAGGCCCGTTTACGTGCATAGGACGTGCGCTACTGACACTCAGAGCATGCGCTTCGTGCTCACCGCCGTGGCGGATCTCATAATACAGCAGAACCTCAAGAAGAGCGGCATATTGTGAGCTACGGACCCGCTGCCGCGGCGCGGCTTGGGTGCTGTTGACTAAGCGTCATCTCTCTATACGACGGACGTCTAGAACCCAGCGTCTCACTAAGCGACCTTAGTCAACATTGCGCCCTTGAGAACGATGTATAAAAGCAAGCGCGACGCGGGCTCGTAGGCTCCCAAGATCGAGTTTGGCCATCCCCAAAGATGTCAATCCAAACAGGCGgactcaacaaaatcagTGAAATTCCACTCTCTCAGATCAGGAGGCCCATCGCCCCAGTCCTGGACTTCCAGAAAATCGACGCGATGGTGTCCACTATGAAGGGCGTTCCAGAGGCGAGCAAAACCTGCACTATAGAGGAAGCCTCGAAAATGGACGGGCAGCTGCCTCCAATCGACGTTGTGTGCGTCCGGCATAACGGCCAGAACTTCTACTTTGGCTTCGGGGGCTGCCACCGCTTCCAGGCTTACGAGCGCATTCGCGACCAAACTGGAAAAGACGTGCTCGTGCGCTGCAAGGTCATTCCCGCGACGAAGGACCAGCTGAAACTGTACGTGGGAAGCTCGGTGGACGACATGTTCGGCACCATCGACAACGAGGCTAGCAGGGAGGCCCGCCAATGAGCGCGTCCAGTCGCCTCCCTCCGTGCACGGAATGTAGCATATATACTTTAACGATTTAACGAGTTGGACCACCAACTGGCGCAGCTGGTATAGCCTGCGCACACTGGCTATTCGACCTATTCGTGGCTGAATCAGCAGTGCTGATTCAGCAGGGCCCCTTCAAGTTCGCAGACCACGTGCATCAAACACTTCCAGCTTAACACAGTCACGCGACCAACTGAAGTCTGAATGCTAGCCTAATTCAAAAGGTTGAGTGCTAGCCACTTGTGCTTGCACGGAAGACGGGTGCTTCCCCTCTTCCTATCTTCGGGACCTGTCTTGGCACGAAGTTTGCATCGGCTGGTGTTGTGCGTCCCTGCGCCTTTCTACGTAATCTTGCCTTGCTAAAGCATAGCCCAtgcaaaaattcaaggGCTTGAAAGCTAAAGCCACGCCCGGCCATCGGAAGACGCCGTGCGAAGAACCTGTTTCGCCGCGTTAAGGCGCATGCAAACCTGCGCCTTCTTCGGATTCTCACGTATTTTTCTTACCCGACGGCCATTCCATGCCTGTGTCCGCTCTCGTGACCATGTGGCTGAAAGGCGGTACTGCTAGCAGTGTACTTAGATAATAACAGCCAAGGCGACCTTTAAGCCTCGATTTGGTGTATAGCGGACTTCTGTTTGCATAAATAGGCTGCGTTTTGGATCATTTTCAGTAAAGGGATACATTCACTAACCAATACCACAACTTACACAACCAATTGAAGTGATATACTATGGGCTCCACTCCTAGCAAGCCAATAACACAACACACAGCAGACGTGCCGCCTTCGCTGCGGTTCTGCAGAGAAAGACATATGGTACTTGCGTCGGTATTCTACAAGACGCGGTCTTTGATGTGTTTCCCCACTCAACACTCGtttgagaagtttctgAGTAACAGCCGGAAAATTCGGGCGGAGGACGACGGCATGGGCGTGCCCAGCCTGGTACTCGAAGACCCGTACCTCCTGTCACGGGTGTTCAAGGGCGATGGGGTACGATACCGGATCTACAAGTACGTGCTGTGCTCGGCCTCAGACCCGCTGCCGCACCCCAGCTGCTCGGTCGTGTCGCAGGCCGACGACCGGATCATATACAAAATGCCGTTCTGCGAGGTGTACAAGGCGGTCCACGGCGGGCTACAGCCGGGATACAGGCTAGTTTTCTATACGCCGGACGGCTCACTGAACGTGGACCTCATCAAGCACCGCACTTCTTTCGACATGGACTCCCAGTTGGGCGAGTGGAACGTGAAGTGGGTTCGCAAGGCCAGGTCCCTGCTTCTTCCCGACAAATTCGAGCTGTTGGTCGTGGGCTCTGTGGCGCCACCACCTCCGACCACCGCGGGAGCGCCTGGTGCTCACCGCTCGGCCGCATACGCGGCAACGCGCGCCTCGGGGGCCGCAGTGTGGGCTAGGTACAAAGACACGGATACCGCGTTTCTGCCCAAGATCACCAGAAAGCTTGCTTCTTTAAACGTGGGTGAGATCGAGATTGAGTCCAACGCTGCTTCCTACGGGCTAGACGAGATTCCGTGGTACACGCAAGTGATTGCATGCATGTCGCTTGTAATTTGCACCCTGCAGCAAGACCGCAAAGAGAAAAGGAGACGCAACAACTCGATGTAGCGTGTCGTCTTTCAGGGCGGCGGACGCTGCACACATTCCCGCGAAGCGTGGGCTTGAGCATGGTCCTACGGCCCTCGGAGGTCGTTTTATGTCCTTCGGACCCTTTTAATTATTAATAAGTGTACTTCTATTAAGAATCGGCTTGCACGGCTTAGGCCGCACTGAGCTTTGCCAACGGACCAGGGCAAGGCCCTGATGACTATGTCAAGTTATACCGGCGCCAAGGCTGACGCCACACGTGCTGGTCGCATACCGAGATTATTGTCACAGCGCGCAGAGCAACGGCAGCCTTTTCGGGGCCTTGTGCGGGAGCTTTATGGTTTGAGGGCACGAAAACGGGAAGCGCAACCCGAAAAAGTGCGTGCGACAGCTACTCGGTTCTAGACAGGCCTGATCGCTGCCTCAAGCTTTAGCACCTCGGCAGGTTAgtgtcacgtgaccggCTCTAATGGCGCCAGGTTCGACTAAGCATCTGAAGCTTCGCGTCAGCTATGGTCTAGAAGCTGCCACCGGGATATTGCGGCTGGGCAACACTGAATGCTGCTCGACACGACACTCGTGTAACAGCACCGTCCTCTGCGGTCGAATCGCGAAATAATCCAGGCCGTCGCGCTTGCCGAATATTTACATAGCATACAAGGGCGCTGCGCGTAGCGTGTACGCCAACCGTTTTCCGCctatttcaaagaaaaacggGTGTATCTACGACATCTTTATTGGCACCTGTTTGTCGTAGGTTTCTTGAATAATTTTTCCTCGCTGTCCTGTTATTAATTATTATTATTACATGTCCGAACAAAGCGACCCAAACTCCTGTCTAAAGCGAAGAAATCACGAATCACCGGAGGTATATTCTTCCTTTCCATACCTCTAACAAACCAGGCCACActgtcaaaaaaacaaTGATTTTCGGTTGTTAACTTAGAAGCTCACAGCGCCGCTGCGCTAGACTTTCTCCC from Lachancea thermotolerans CBS 6340 chromosome C complete sequence includes:
- the CAB3 gene encoding phosphopantothenoylcysteine decarboxylase complex subunit CAB3 (some similarities with uniprot|P36076 Saccharomyces cerevisiae YKL088W Protein required for cell viability), which codes for MVGSTNEASGSTPVSILAKNGNTTREITAYKGGSGGAQNTQESTPSYRPAEESTYMNPQKLRVVTSGKDKESNGPAATGQRVESSVGAEQARSASGAGLKSPMSALGTAVSFTVSNIADKISHRGSISARPSSVALAAQANNGVGGGGAQGEEQPPVNTGTPFGSSAASSRQNSVHIPGEFIFFEPTNRPQSASPSANSSAVRKLPHHSNKAIIDSQPGPQVPFTEFFQKQDDKKIHILIGATGSVATIKVPAIIDKLFKTYGPDKVSIQLVVTKPAEHFLRGLKISTDVKIWRDEDEWCGFKRMGDPVLHTELRRWADVCLLAPLSANTLAKIANGICDNLLTSLLRCWTASTPVLVAPAMNTFMYTHPVTKKHLTMLQEDWPFITVLKPVEKVLVCGDIGMGGMRDWHDIVDILTKKISEIRGGVGGSDAEEEDGDDDDDEADANAADETDSEDSGLDDDDDDDDEDDDDDGEEGNANGSGYRDLKDPQNVEPLAPLRSARSVQGSQS
- a CDS encoding ferric reductase family protein (weakly similar to uniprot|Q08905 Saccharomyces cerevisiae YOR381w FRE3 protein Ferric reductase, reduces siderophore-bound iron prior to uptake by transporters), yielding MALSGLTARVVYKCAMCGRVLFLEVLFQNCSYLYSMKLPLPIALAQFIVSCSAKPSELTYKEIDYVAYSCMYTLSSTAAWCSSDLYGLSCYCTDDNAMGSFLYCVHEFLETKNPDTVEEWVYPQCANSTVEGLKQIYENSTNYMVNTSEVPGFNISVPVDFPVYVNATMYQYNYMTYNAFWGNLKHANFMGTGAVAYWGLVFLCGTISSMMHRFAPRLTLSLNKKSSQLWIVRWYRKNVSLPAAFGTVHTKRNFALGLLPTRLESLIIFGFFVMVLLFQAVNIKRTMNNTFFPEKVQEISRYVGDRSGVIANYLMTLTYLLAGRNQIFMWLTGWKQSTFMTYHKWVGRFLFLTVFTHTISMLMYTYAEDAYEYYSGSQWWRYGAAATVAGGTMFLQAFSWLREKNYEVFLYVHIAMAIVFLLGAWKHIEIFDYQEWAYATLAIWAFDRVVRLVRIFSFGVKTAKVCIVSNETLQVTVDRGSWWPFFPGAFGYVHFLKTSIFWQSHPFTVCKTDNNELRLYIKIKRGVTEILYKQLLNEPNYTGEVKIAVEGPYGDKKPAKSYEQVLLYSGGNGIPGPYAYAKELGVTANTQKTQFVKLYWVIRHWNSLDWSLEELQALQKYTNIQTVIYVTKAHEVKFGDKLLPHFEPSCSSSSIAEKDSAVAITSAAYNDVLQKVLPHIEFREGRPVISDVVREDIEDCQDKNTALITCGHSDMCDEIRQVIAVKVGDHKTSRIDLFEELQTW
- the TIM10 gene encoding protein transporter TIM10 (highly similar to uniprot|P87108 Saccharomyces cerevisiae YHR005C-A MRS11 Essential protein of the mitochondrial intermembrane space forms a complex with Tim9p (TIM10 complex) that mediates insertion of hydrophobic proteins at the inner membrane has homology to Mrs5p which is also involved in this process) codes for the protein MSFLGFGGQPQLNSQQKISAAEAELDLVTDMFNKLVDNCHKKCVQTSYSEGDLNKNESSCIDRCVAKYFETNVKVGENMQKMGNAFAGGPGRV
- the CYT2 gene encoding cytochrome c1 heme lyase CYT2 (similar to uniprot|Q00873 Saccharomyces cerevisiae YKL087C CYT2 Cytochrome c1 heme lyase involved in maturation of cytochrome c1 which is a subunit of the mitochondrial ubiquinol-cytochrome-c reductase links heme covalently to apocytochrome c1) gives rise to the protein MGSETESTCPVDHTAREAWLKNMSKTDGAEGADAAAKESCPVNHDARKVWLQQAEASNAPEAVECTSDQIPNTPQYKTDVKLPTEREVSSIPRTGTEGQHWVYPSQKQFFEAMLRKQWNPNSDDMKTVVPIHNQVNERVWNYIRLWEKGQGGEECGGVQLTSFKGDSKKLTPRAWFRSSILGYSKPFDRHDWTVNRCGKDVDYVIDFYSSDTTGGPSVYLDVRPKLNSKEGILLRCKKMLGL
- the GPA1 gene encoding guanine nucleotide-binding protein subunit alpha (similar to uniprot|P08539 Saccharomyces cerevisiae YHR005C GPA1 GTP-binding alpha subunit of the heterotrimeric G protein that couples to pheromone receptors negatively regulates the mating pathway by sequestering G(beta)gamma and by triggering an adaptive response activates the pathway via Scp160p): MGCAASTALSADEQDPFLQSKRANDMVERSLQMQKHKEKKEIKLLLLGAGESGKSTVLKQLRLLHQGGFGNQERVQYTQVIWADAVQSMKILIIQARKLGIPLDCDNPETNRHLFEQKRLLLRARPLEHIDASLAGGSGFLNDYVLKYSETSENKRRTKSTGRAQAFQGLEDGDTFNLQELSEGLSEDGTNSALAQSQNVATRSVSSQQIADAISELWKHDRGVRQCFARSNEFQLESSAEYYFEHIHNFANPTYVCSDEDILKGRIKTTGITETAFNIGSTNFKVLDAGGQRSERRKWIHCFQDITAVLFVLAVSEYDQMLFEDERVNRMHESIMLFNTLLNSKWFSNTPFILFLNKTDIFKEKLTRSPIRQYFPEYQGRVGDVDAGLKYFESIFLSLNKTGRPVYVHRTCATDTQSMRFVLTAVADLIIQQNLKKSGIL